Proteins encoded by one window of Paenibacillus urinalis:
- a CDS encoding helix-turn-helix domain-containing protein, whose translation MSTHRAIQQSIDYMEAHLEEQLSLESIAAHVGFSPYHFHRMFRRQVGMNVADYLRRRRLCYAARLLLYSDASIIDISLHCHFESQESFTRAFKKLYGMPPGRYRKLFMLHTYNREQGEDSMKEQIASPIKGWFISGSHPHDYEMGIDRNTVHQGSTSGYLKARTPMDDGAFATMMQQFKADKYKGKRMRFSGFVKTENVKEYCGLWMRVDSHSEDVLQFDNMNDRRITGDTHWNHYAIVLDVPEESGTISFGVLLMGEGKVWVDGFQFEEVDLSVPTTSLKLDYAIGDEPTNLSFEE comes from the coding sequence TTGAGTACCCATCGCGCGATTCAACAAAGTATCGATTATATGGAAGCCCATCTGGAGGAACAGCTGTCACTAGAGAGCATCGCTGCTCACGTCGGCTTCTCACCCTATCATTTTCATCGCATGTTTCGAAGACAGGTTGGCATGAACGTAGCCGATTATTTACGAAGAAGACGATTGTGTTACGCAGCCCGGCTGCTGCTATACTCCGATGCTTCCATTATCGATATTTCATTACACTGTCATTTTGAGAGCCAGGAGTCGTTTACAAGGGCTTTTAAAAAGCTCTACGGCATGCCGCCTGGCCGTTATCGTAAATTATTTATGCTCCACACTTATAACCGCGAACAAGGAGAGGATTCAATGAAGGAACAGATCGCTTCACCGATTAAGGGCTGGTTTATTAGCGGGAGTCACCCCCACGACTATGAAATGGGCATCGACCGGAATACGGTACACCAAGGAAGCACCTCTGGTTATCTAAAAGCCCGGACTCCCATGGATGACGGCGCCTTCGCAACGATGATGCAGCAATTCAAGGCAGACAAATACAAAGGGAAACGAATGCGCTTCTCTGGATTTGTCAAAACCGAAAATGTAAAAGAATACTGCGGGCTGTGGATGCGTGTGGACAGCCACTCAGAGGATGTACTTCAGTTCGACAATATGAACGACCGCCGCATTACGGGAGATACACACTGGAATCATTATGCGATCGTACTTGATGTCCCTGAGGAGAGCGGCACCATCTCATTTGGAGTCCTGCTTATGGGTGAAGGAAAAGTATGGGTAGACGGTTTTCAATTTGAGGAAGTCGATCTCAGTGTGCCGACCACGAGTCTGAAGCTTGACTACGCAATAGGTGACGAACCGACTAATCTTTCTTTTGAGGAGTAG
- a CDS encoding carbohydrate ABC transporter permease, which yields MTSGRKSLVSHNRTNLAGWFFILIPVLAISIFYFYPMIQALILSFKSGRGMNLDFVGFDNYIRLFSDANFITAVKNTFIYLIIQVPVMLVLAIFIAVLLNDENLKFKGFFRTAIFLPTVTSLVAYSVVFKYMFGADGIVNKMLMNFHLISEPIQWITDPFWAKVTIIIAITWRFTGYNMIFYLSSLQNIDKSVYEAARIDGANAFTQFFKITIPLLKPMILFTGITSTIGTLQLFDEVVNITKGGPGNSTMSISQYIYNLSFEYTPDFGYAATVSYSIVVMVVLLTIIQNKIGGDKK from the coding sequence TTGACCTCAGGCCGCAAAAGTTTAGTCAGTCACAATCGCACGAATTTAGCGGGCTGGTTCTTTATATTGATACCGGTTCTGGCAATCAGTATTTTCTATTTCTATCCGATGATTCAGGCGTTGATCCTGTCGTTTAAATCCGGCCGGGGGATGAATCTGGATTTTGTCGGATTCGACAACTACATTCGGTTGTTCAGTGATGCTAACTTCATTACAGCGGTAAAAAATACGTTTATTTACTTGATTATTCAGGTTCCGGTCATGCTCGTCCTGGCGATCTTTATCGCCGTCTTGTTGAATGATGAGAATTTGAAATTCAAAGGTTTTTTCAGAACAGCGATCTTCCTGCCGACGGTAACATCTCTCGTTGCTTACTCGGTCGTATTTAAATACATGTTCGGTGCAGACGGAATCGTCAACAAAATGCTGATGAACTTCCATCTGATCTCTGAGCCGATTCAATGGATTACAGATCCGTTCTGGGCAAAGGTTACAATTATTATCGCTATTACGTGGCGCTTTACAGGCTATAACATGATCTTTTACTTATCTTCCCTGCAAAACATCGACAAATCGGTGTACGAGGCTGCGCGAATTGATGGGGCGAATGCGTTCACCCAGTTCTTCAAAATTACGATTCCGCTGCTTAAACCGATGATCCTGTTTACAGGAATTACCTCTACGATTGGTACACTTCAATTGTTTGATGAGGTCGTCAATATCACGAAGGGCGGACCGGGTAACTCGACCATGTCCATCTCGCAATATATTTATAACCTATCCTTTGAATACACGCCGGACTTCGGCTATGCAGCAACAGTATCCTACTCCATCGTGGTTATGGTTGTACTGCTTACTATCATTCAGAACAAGATTGGAGGCGATAAAAAATGA
- a CDS encoding IS3 family transposase (programmed frameshift): MGKTGRINNSYPEELKMQAVRLVTEGNISYREVARQLGIRNKSQVVVWVKRYREGQPFKQEAPRKGRPKTKFTSVEEEMAYLRAEIEYLKKRLSKSTRGVTSKSSRYEIVEEMRLKYPLGWLLKLAEVSRAGYYKWRKRGSHLNSLMLQEKLLEEHIMAIHRLHPYFGYLRMTVAMKREGLHVNHKRVYRLMKKLGIRSVIRKKRRFFGKQASVVHPNRLERQFHAEAPLRKLVTDITYIRVGERFVYLSAIQDLYNNEVVAWRLSERNDLLLVTKTVDMLCEKTDLTGVLLHSDQGFQYTSKPFNSKLTKLGIVGSHSRRGNCFDNACIESFFSHLKTEKIYLTHLESVSDLEQAIQEYVSFYNHERFQKKLNDRSPVEYRETVAA, translated from the exons GTGGGGAAAACAGGCCGTATTAATAACAGTTATCCTGAAGAGTTAAAAATGCAAGCCGTTAGACTGGTTACCGAGGGAAATATATCGTACAGAGAGGTGGCCAGACAACTTGGAATTCGAAATAAGTCACAGGTAGTAGTGTGGGTAAAGCGGTACCGTGAAGGCCAGCCATTTAAGCAAGAGGCACCTCGTAAAGGACGACCGAAAACGAAGTTTACAAGCGTAGAAGAAGAAATGGCATATTTGAGAGCTGAGATCGAGTACTTAAAAAAGCGGT TATCCAAATCTACACGGGGAGTGACGAGTAAATCGAGTCGGTATGAAATCGTTGAGGAGATGCGGCTGAAATATCCATTAGGATGGCTCCTAAAATTAGCGGAAGTCTCACGCGCAGGCTACTACAAATGGCGTAAAAGGGGAAGCCATCTGAATTCCCTTATGCTGCAAGAGAAGTTGCTGGAAGAGCATATCATGGCCATACACCGACTGCACCCGTATTTTGGCTACTTGCGTATGACGGTGGCTATGAAACGAGAAGGGCTACACGTTAACCACAAACGCGTTTACCGACTTATGAAGAAGCTGGGGATTCGCTCTGTGATCCGGAAGAAACGACGCTTTTTCGGCAAGCAAGCCTCGGTGGTTCATCCCAATCGGCTGGAACGTCAATTCCACGCTGAGGCACCGCTGCGTAAACTAGTCACTGACATTACATATATTCGTGTGGGAGAGCGTTTTGTGTATCTCTCCGCAATCCAGGATTTATATAACAACGAGGTTGTGGCTTGGCGTCTGTCCGAGCGAAATGATCTCTTGCTTGTCACAAAAACAGTAGACATGCTCTGTGAGAAAACAGATCTAACAGGTGTCCTCCTGCATTCTGATCAGGGATTTCAATACACCTCAAAGCCGTTTAACAGTAAACTTACCAAGCTAGGAATCGTCGGCAGCCATTCTAGACGTGGAAACTGCTTTGACAATGCCTGTATTGAATCGTTCTTTTCACATCTGAAAACCGAAAAAATATATTTAACACATTTAGAATCGGTTTCTGACTTGGAACAGGCTATCCAAGAATACGTTTCATTTTATAACCACGAACGCTTTCAGAAGAAACTAAACGACCGTTCCCCGGTGGAATACCGAGAAACGGTCGCAGCATAA
- a CDS encoding ABC transporter substrate-binding protein yields the protein MKKLLSVMLASAVLLTACGGGGGESESGQSAETNEITVWAWDPAFNIAAMNKAKEAYAEVNPDVTVNIVENAQNDIVQKLNTGLNSGSTKGLPNIVLIEDYRAQSFLQSYPDAFYELTDVINAEDFADYKIGPTSVDGKQYGVPFDSGVTGMYVRTDYLEQAGYTLEDLQDIDWKQYIEIGKDVKEKTGKAMLTQDPNDLGIIRMMIQSAGSWYTAEDGSTPAIADNAAMKTAFETYKEMMDSGIVKVISDWSQFVGGMNSGEVASVPTGNWITPSIKAEASQSGQWAVAPLPTLPGVEGSVHASNLGGSSWYVMNVDGKEAAAEFLKQTFGSDVDLYQTLNTDVGVIGTFKAAAEGEAYKAEDEFFQNQKVVSDFAAWTEQIPNVNYGLNTYAIEDILVVAMQSYLGGQDLDAVLADAQTQAETQIR from the coding sequence TTGAAAAAATTATTGTCTGTTATGCTGGCAAGTGCAGTGCTGCTGACCGCTTGTGGCGGTGGAGGCGGAGAATCCGAATCAGGCCAAAGCGCAGAAACGAATGAAATTACCGTTTGGGCTTGGGACCCGGCATTCAATATTGCGGCAATGAATAAAGCAAAAGAAGCTTATGCTGAAGTTAATCCGGACGTGACAGTCAACATCGTTGAGAATGCACAGAATGACATTGTACAGAAGCTGAACACGGGGCTTAACTCTGGATCGACAAAAGGACTTCCAAACATCGTATTGATTGAAGACTACAGAGCACAGAGCTTCCTTCAATCCTACCCGGATGCTTTCTATGAATTGACCGATGTGATCAATGCAGAGGACTTTGCAGATTATAAGATCGGCCCAACGAGTGTAGACGGCAAGCAGTATGGCGTACCGTTTGACTCGGGTGTAACCGGCATGTATGTCAGAACCGACTATCTGGAGCAGGCAGGCTATACGCTTGAGGATCTGCAGGATATCGACTGGAAGCAGTACATTGAGATCGGTAAAGACGTGAAAGAGAAGACAGGCAAAGCGATGCTGACTCAAGACCCTAATGATCTGGGCATCATTCGTATGATGATCCAATCTGCAGGCAGCTGGTATACCGCTGAAGACGGCTCAACTCCAGCGATCGCTGATAACGCTGCTATGAAGACGGCATTTGAGACTTATAAAGAAATGATGGATTCCGGTATCGTCAAAGTCATTTCAGACTGGAGCCAATTTGTTGGTGGAATGAATAGTGGAGAAGTTGCATCTGTGCCTACAGGTAACTGGATTACACCATCCATCAAAGCCGAGGCATCTCAGTCCGGCCAATGGGCAGTAGCTCCACTTCCTACGCTTCCTGGTGTTGAAGGATCTGTTCATGCATCTAACCTTGGAGGAAGCTCCTGGTATGTCATGAATGTCGATGGCAAAGAAGCGGCAGCAGAATTCTTGAAGCAAACCTTTGGATCTGATGTGGATCTGTATCAAACCTTGAATACAGATGTAGGTGTTATCGGTACATTTAAAGCCGCTGCAGAAGGTGAAGCATACAAAGCGGAAGATGAATTCTTCCAGAATCAAAAAGTCGTATCCGATTTTGCAGCTTGGACAGAACAAATCCCGAACGTGAACTACGGTCTGAACACGTACGCGATCGAAGATATTCTCGTTGTAGCGATGCAGAGCTACCTTGGCGGACAGGATCTGGATGCCGTTCTAGCGGATGCTCAGACTCAAGCAGAAACACAAATTCGTTAA
- a CDS encoding carbohydrate ABC transporter permease: protein MIKPKRFFTYLFLIIATIVSIFPFIWMIVSATNQSVDVTKGTLLPGSHLIENVTNLFNSVDMWQALWNSAKISIITTILSLLVASAAGYGFEVYRSKAKDVVFNILLASMMIPFAAIMVPLYQMFAKISNVVPFFGIDSAAAVILPTFTTAFLIFFFRQSTKMFPKDLLEAGRMDGLTELGLFFRVYMPTMKSTYAAAAIITFLNSWNNYLWPLIVLQSPENMTVPLLISNLGSGYAPDYGLIMSAIVITTLPTAIVFFLMQKHFVAGMTGSVK from the coding sequence ATGATCAAGCCGAAACGCTTTTTTACGTACCTGTTCCTTATTATCGCCACCATCGTTTCTATCTTCCCGTTCATCTGGATGATCGTAAGCGCAACGAACCAGTCGGTGGATGTTACGAAGGGAACATTGCTGCCGGGGTCCCATCTTATAGAGAACGTTACGAACTTGTTTAACAGCGTAGATATGTGGCAGGCACTCTGGAATTCAGCCAAAATCTCCATCATCACTACCATTCTGTCCTTGCTCGTTGCATCGGCAGCCGGTTATGGATTTGAGGTTTACCGCAGCAAAGCCAAGGATGTCGTATTTAACATCCTGCTTGCGTCAATGATGATTCCATTTGCCGCAATAATGGTGCCTTTGTATCAAATGTTTGCAAAAATATCTAACGTAGTACCGTTCTTCGGTATCGACTCAGCGGCAGCTGTTATCCTGCCAACCTTTACAACGGCGTTCCTGATCTTCTTCTTCCGTCAGAGCACGAAGATGTTTCCGAAGGATCTGCTCGAAGCAGGGCGTATGGACGGTTTAACAGAGCTTGGATTGTTCTTCCGGGTGTATATGCCGACGATGAAATCCACGTATGCAGCAGCAGCGATCATTACGTTCCTGAACAGCTGGAACAACTACCTGTGGCCGCTCATCGTGCTTCAATCACCGGAAAATATGACGGTGCCGCTACTGATCTCGAATCTCGGATCGGGGTATGCTCCGGACTACGGCTTGATCATGTCCGCAATTGTTATTACAACATTGCCGACGGCCATCGTATTCTTCTTGATGCAAAAGCATTTTGTTGCAGGAATGACGGGGTCCGTTAAATAA
- a CDS encoding glycoside hydrolase family 2 TIM barrel-domain containing protein: protein MTHQQKPSLAWLSDVNVFSVNRVPAHSDHYYYETMEEAKQRSEMPLRHSLNGSWKFSYALNPAQRQADFYKTEVSVRGWDHIEVPGHIQLQGYGKPQYVNTMYPWDGHEHLRPPMISEEHNPVGSYVKYFEVPKEWGKRPVFISFQGVESAFYVWLNGEFVGYSEDSFTPSEFDLTPYLTDGENKLAVEVYQRSTGSWLEDQDFWRFSGIFRDVYLYAVPEVHVQDLFVHTDLDERYEQGTLTVDVQLSGAPASKVAVELKNEAGQVTALGDVSSPGQSLSLTLNAGVVELWSAEAPNLYTMYVSIYDAAGELVEVVPQRVGFRKFEMKDKVMHLNGKRIVFKGVNRHEFNPHRGRSITKEDMLWDIKTLKQGNMNAVRTSHYPNASLWYELCDEYGVYVIDEMNLETHGSWQKMGAVEPSWNVPGNLPEWQDIVMDRAISMVERDKNHPSILIWSCGNESYAGEVIVNVSNYFRDRDPSRLVHYEGVFHNRDYDAASDMESRMYAKVADIEEYLNADPQKPYISCEYMHAMGNSVGGIVKYTELEEKYPMYQGGFIWDYMDQVIVKKDRYGKEFMAYGGDFDDRSTDYNFSGNGIVYADRRWSPKMQEVKFVYQNVKLLPDAKGVTVKNENLFVNTDQFDLVCSLKREGVELFRSEESVSVASGEEQYVSLDLPEHTEAGEYTVDVSLVLREEELWAEAGFEVAFGQHIFQVEAAEAAPSPAACSEFRVVEGDVNIGVHGRSFSIMFSKQAGTLISVNYGGREMISAPPAPLFWRAMTDNDKGAGLHFESSAWYAASLSRRCVKWELSEEANQATVAYTYRLSVSDEVSVKVAYTVFADGSIKVKSDYKGAAGLPKFPIFALSFKVPADYANLDYYAQGPEENYIDRAYGARLGRFQNRAEDNVTAYLVPQESGNRTGVRRVAITNELGQGIEITAPNTQPVEANISPFTAFELEHATHHYELPNVHHTVVTIAGRQMGVGGDDSWGAPVLDEYLIDPAKDLSFEFTIRSKA, encoded by the coding sequence ATGACGCATCAACAGAAACCGAGCCTTGCCTGGCTGTCTGACGTAAACGTATTTTCGGTAAATCGGGTGCCGGCTCACTCCGATCACTATTATTATGAAACGATGGAGGAAGCGAAGCAGCGTTCGGAAATGCCGCTCCGCCATAGCCTGAACGGCAGCTGGAAGTTTAGCTATGCTCTCAATCCAGCGCAGCGACAGGCTGATTTTTATAAGACCGAGGTGTCTGTAAGAGGCTGGGATCATATTGAAGTGCCCGGGCATATCCAGCTGCAGGGATACGGGAAACCCCAATATGTCAATACGATGTATCCGTGGGATGGACATGAGCATCTTCGTCCGCCGATGATCTCGGAGGAACATAATCCGGTGGGAAGCTATGTGAAATACTTTGAAGTTCCTAAGGAGTGGGGGAAGCGCCCTGTATTCATCTCTTTTCAAGGGGTTGAATCCGCTTTCTATGTATGGCTGAACGGTGAATTTGTCGGTTACAGTGAAGACAGCTTCACTCCAAGTGAATTTGATCTGACTCCTTATCTTACAGACGGAGAGAACAAGCTGGCGGTTGAAGTGTATCAGCGCAGTACGGGCAGCTGGCTGGAGGATCAGGACTTCTGGCGTTTCTCGGGTATTTTCCGGGATGTTTACTTGTACGCTGTACCTGAGGTTCATGTTCAGGACCTGTTTGTTCATACGGATCTGGATGAGCGTTATGAGCAGGGGACGCTAACCGTTGATGTGCAGCTGAGCGGAGCTCCCGCATCCAAGGTAGCCGTAGAGCTGAAGAATGAAGCAGGTCAGGTTACGGCTCTCGGAGATGTGAGCTCACCGGGGCAATCCTTAAGCCTGACGCTGAATGCAGGCGTGGTTGAGCTATGGAGTGCAGAAGCACCGAATCTCTATACGATGTACGTCTCGATCTATGATGCAGCAGGTGAGCTGGTAGAAGTCGTACCTCAGCGTGTCGGGTTCCGCAAGTTCGAGATGAAGGATAAAGTGATGCATCTGAACGGCAAACGCATTGTATTCAAGGGTGTAAACCGTCACGAATTCAATCCGCACAGAGGACGCAGCATTACGAAGGAAGATATGCTCTGGGATATTAAGACGCTGAAGCAGGGGAATATGAATGCCGTTCGTACTTCCCATTATCCGAATGCGTCGCTGTGGTACGAGCTGTGTGATGAATATGGTGTGTACGTTATTGATGAAATGAATCTGGAGACGCATGGCTCGTGGCAGAAGATGGGAGCAGTTGAGCCGTCCTGGAACGTTCCGGGCAATCTTCCGGAGTGGCAGGATATCGTTATGGATCGGGCCATCTCGATGGTAGAGCGGGACAAGAATCACCCGTCCATCCTGATCTGGTCGTGCGGCAACGAATCTTATGCAGGCGAAGTCATCGTTAATGTCTCGAATTACTTCCGTGACCGGGATCCTTCACGTCTCGTTCATTACGAGGGTGTATTCCACAATCGGGATTATGATGCAGCGAGTGATATGGAGAGCCGGATGTATGCGAAAGTGGCGGATATCGAGGAGTACTTGAATGCCGATCCGCAGAAGCCGTATATCAGCTGTGAATATATGCATGCGATGGGGAACTCCGTCGGCGGCATTGTAAAATACACCGAGCTGGAAGAGAAGTACCCCATGTACCAAGGCGGATTTATCTGGGATTACATGGATCAGGTGATTGTGAAGAAAGACCGCTACGGCAAGGAATTCATGGCATACGGCGGTGACTTCGATGACCGTTCAACCGACTATAACTTCTCGGGTAACGGGATTGTCTATGCGGATCGCAGATGGTCGCCGAAGATGCAGGAAGTGAAATTCGTGTATCAGAACGTGAAGCTGCTGCCGGACGCGAAGGGTGTCACGGTGAAGAACGAGAATCTGTTTGTGAACACAGATCAGTTTGACCTCGTATGCAGCTTGAAGCGGGAAGGCGTAGAGCTGTTCCGCAGTGAAGAGAGCGTATCGGTTGCTTCTGGTGAAGAGCAATATGTAAGTCTTGATCTGCCGGAGCATACAGAAGCAGGGGAATATACGGTAGATGTATCGCTTGTACTGAGAGAAGAAGAGCTGTGGGCAGAAGCAGGCTTTGAAGTGGCTTTTGGACAGCATATCTTCCAAGTCGAAGCAGCCGAAGCAGCCCCATCTCCTGCTGCTTGCAGTGAATTCCGTGTAGTTGAAGGTGACGTGAACATTGGTGTGCATGGCCGAAGCTTCTCGATCATGTTCTCGAAGCAAGCAGGTACGCTGATCTCTGTCAATTATGGAGGACGCGAGATGATCTCCGCGCCGCCAGCGCCGCTCTTCTGGAGAGCGATGACAGATAATGACAAGGGAGCAGGTCTCCACTTCGAATCTTCTGCCTGGTATGCAGCCAGCCTCTCCCGCAGATGTGTGAAGTGGGAGCTGAGCGAGGAAGCGAATCAGGCGACTGTAGCGTATACGTATAGACTCAGTGTATCGGATGAAGTCAGCGTCAAGGTTGCCTACACCGTATTTGCAGATGGCAGTATCAAAGTGAAGTCGGATTATAAAGGGGCAGCTGGCCTGCCTAAATTCCCGATCTTTGCATTGTCCTTCAAGGTGCCGGCTGATTATGCGAATCTGGACTATTATGCTCAGGGACCAGAGGAGAATTACATTGACCGTGCTTATGGAGCGAGACTTGGCCGCTTCCAGAACAGAGCGGAGGACAACGTAACGGCTTATTTGGTACCGCAGGAGTCCGGTAACCGCACGGGTGTAAGACGTGTTGCGATTACGAATGAGCTCGGACAAGGGATCGAGATCACAGCTCCGAATACGCAGCCGGTGGAAGCGAACATTTCGCCGTTCACTGCATTTGAGCTGGAGCATGCGACGCATCATTACGAGCTGCCGAATGTGCATCATACGGTCGTGACTATTGCTGGACGCCAGATGGGTGTCGGCGGGGATGACAGCTGGGGCGCACCGGTACTGGATGAGTACCTGATTGATCCGGCGAAGGATCTGTCCTTTGAATTTACGATTCGAAGTAAAGCATAG
- a CDS encoding immunoglobulin-like domain-containing protein: protein MRKKALLLFVLLMLTLSGCTTNAEDEPPQSDIQTPKESPADQKVINLHGQVSGVYYLDEFLNKERSSQKVVSYTDEGDPIYHTLTHMEDGTIEVLYDSSKDAYGPMEISTFSCNALQKSDTDESLVYSLSHCNNGALGETLIQINYQLDHLESLDFRLEYGVDQGNVIDTETKQITAILENGESVTVSDFHLNIKTRTQIYKEMVKHGAFSASSEGNTTCSKTPYESYSLIVKFRNETYRHEWSECDKSHQDLTRLAEQITDLVDTYYESNVTLGKASPHTPSEPQRTEQLLLSTDEKEYLRGETVTYHMANQSDQYNLTYGEDVFIEQNTNSVWREAHVYASFKLPAYGMNLGETAEMEAYQARKLPPGEYRLIKKVTHYNPENRDDRKDLVLISNSFHVMPL, encoded by the coding sequence TTGAGAAAAAAAGCATTACTGCTCTTTGTACTGCTGATGCTTACCCTATCTGGCTGTACTACGAATGCAGAGGATGAACCACCTCAGTCTGATATTCAGACACCGAAGGAATCACCTGCCGATCAGAAAGTCATCAACCTGCATGGACAAGTTTCGGGGGTATATTACCTTGATGAATTCCTAAATAAAGAACGATCTTCTCAAAAAGTCGTCTCCTACACAGATGAAGGCGATCCGATTTATCACACCTTAACACATATGGAAGACGGTACAATAGAGGTGCTCTATGATTCATCCAAGGATGCCTACGGTCCAATGGAAATCAGCACGTTCAGCTGTAACGCCCTCCAAAAATCAGATACAGACGAATCCTTAGTCTACTCCCTCTCACATTGCAATAACGGAGCTTTGGGTGAAACCTTAATTCAGATTAATTACCAGCTGGATCACTTGGAATCGCTGGACTTTCGTCTGGAATATGGCGTGGATCAAGGAAACGTAATAGATACAGAAACAAAGCAGATTACAGCCATTTTAGAGAATGGAGAGTCTGTTACAGTAAGTGATTTTCATCTGAATATAAAGACTCGAACGCAAATCTATAAGGAGATGGTCAAGCATGGGGCATTCTCCGCGAGCAGCGAGGGAAATACAACTTGCAGCAAGACACCCTATGAGAGCTACAGCCTCATTGTAAAATTCAGAAATGAAACTTATCGTCACGAATGGAGTGAATGTGATAAGTCACATCAGGATCTGACGCGATTAGCTGAACAAATAACTGACTTGGTCGACACCTACTATGAATCCAATGTAACGCTAGGAAAGGCATCCCCACATACTCCATCGGAGCCGCAAAGAACAGAACAGCTGCTTCTAAGCACGGACGAGAAAGAGTATCTGAGAGGAGAAACCGTTACCTATCACATGGCTAACCAATCTGATCAATATAACCTAACTTACGGGGAAGATGTCTTTATTGAGCAGAATACAAATTCAGTCTGGAGAGAAGCACATGTCTATGCCTCCTTCAAATTGCCGGCTTATGGCATGAACCTGGGTGAGACCGCAGAGATGGAGGCATATCAGGCTCGCAAGCTTCCTCCTGGAGAATATCGGCTTATCAAAAAGGTTACTCACTATAACCCAGAGAATCGTGATGATCGGAAGGATCTTGTACTCATCAGTAATTCTTTTCATGTAATGCCGCTCTAG